In Rubrivirga sp. SAORIC476, the following proteins share a genomic window:
- a CDS encoding replication initiation protein has translation MIPSTDPRPVHEHGGSALAIGRPSRALPSRPRRSRLQTIIESRVTGAELKKHVGAIHVKAPLSLLQRKLSNVLLLNAYEELPDPSVKEHEIPVRVLAEVAGYDSKDFAYLRDALRALVDCRVEWNVLGEDGEEEEWAAASLLAQAKTKGGVCRYVYAPDLREKLYRPEVYARINLAIQARFGSGYALALYENCARFRKVGTTGWIDLETWRDLLGVGEDQYRAFKALRQKVLAPAIREVNEFSDVRVEMETQRQKRRIVALKFVVREAPEGGPAAAAKGLGPTLREALGAEGAPDPRSAAPEPAEVLQDHPRAELQRRLLGFGLTEAQALDLSTEFPEARVAANLDHVEAEVARGLASGGREVKNVAAFTVAAVRGDYAKGAATPDVVLKASEQKEKAATAARAKQERTAAQKEAAARAKRSAEERRQRALAEAWDALSDDERAAFTERAVARLKGEAPQVHRWYEEELGAGKAVGEMRPAVRSTLRSFQHEEMGRLL, from the coding sequence GTGATACCTTCCACAGATCCCCGCCCTGTCCACGAGCACGGCGGCTCCGCGCTCGCCATCGGGCGCCCCTCCCGCGCGCTCCCGTCGCGCCCGAGGCGGAGCCGCCTCCAGACCATCATCGAGAGCCGCGTCACCGGAGCCGAGCTGAAGAAGCACGTGGGGGCGATCCACGTGAAGGCGCCGCTGTCGCTGCTCCAGCGGAAGCTCTCGAACGTCCTCCTGCTCAACGCCTACGAGGAGCTCCCCGACCCCTCGGTCAAGGAGCACGAGATCCCCGTCCGCGTGCTGGCCGAGGTGGCCGGGTACGACTCGAAGGACTTCGCCTACCTCCGCGACGCGCTCCGTGCGCTCGTCGACTGCCGGGTCGAGTGGAACGTGCTCGGCGAGGACGGCGAGGAGGAGGAGTGGGCGGCGGCCTCGCTCCTGGCCCAGGCCAAGACGAAGGGCGGCGTGTGCCGCTACGTCTACGCGCCCGACCTCCGCGAGAAGCTGTACCGGCCCGAGGTCTACGCCCGGATCAACCTGGCCATCCAGGCCCGGTTCGGGTCGGGCTACGCGCTCGCGCTCTACGAGAACTGCGCCCGGTTCCGGAAGGTCGGGACGACGGGGTGGATCGACCTCGAGACGTGGCGGGACTTGCTCGGGGTGGGGGAGGACCAGTACCGGGCGTTCAAGGCGCTCCGCCAGAAGGTGCTCGCGCCCGCGATCCGGGAGGTCAACGAGTTCTCCGACGTCCGCGTCGAGATGGAGACGCAGCGGCAGAAGCGGCGGATCGTCGCGCTGAAGTTCGTGGTGAGGGAGGCGCCAGAGGGCGGCCCGGCAGCCGCGGCGAAGGGGCTCGGGCCGACGCTCCGCGAGGCGCTGGGCGCCGAGGGCGCCCCGGACCCCCGGTCCGCGGCCCCGGAGCCCGCCGAGGTCCTCCAGGACCACCCGCGCGCCGAGCTCCAGCGGCGCCTGCTCGGCTTCGGGCTGACCGAGGCCCAGGCGCTCGACCTCTCGACCGAGTTCCCCGAGGCCCGCGTGGCCGCCAACCTCGACCACGTCGAGGCCGAGGTCGCGCGCGGGCTCGCGTCCGGGGGACGTGAGGTCAAGAACGTTGCTGCGTTCACCGTCGCCGCCGTCCGGGGCGACTACGCGAAGGGGGCTGCGACACCGGACGTGGTCCTGAAGGCGTCGGAGCAGAAGGAGAAAGCGGCCACGGCCGCGAGGGCGAAGCAGGAGCGGACAGCGGCGCAGAAGGAGGCCGCAGCCAGGGCCAAGCGCTCGGCTGAGGAGCGCCGCCAGCGCGCGCTCGCCGAGGCGTGGGACGCGCTCTCCGACGACGAGCGGGCCGCGTTCACCGAACGGGCCGTCGCGCGGCTCAAGGGCGAGGCCCCGCAGGTCCACCGCTGGTACGAGGAGGAACTGGGCGCGGGCAAGGCGGTCGGCGAGATGCGCCCGGCCGTCCGCTCGACGCTCCGGTCGTTCCAGCACGAGGAGATGGGACGGCTGCTGTGA
- a CDS encoding antitoxin Xre/MbcA/ParS toxin-binding domain-containing protein encodes MTDRSAPTLQNSFPELGYGVAGVVRALRDGLPTSRVDALASALGVSTARAAGSLGVSASTLARRRRAGRLTLSESERAYRIGRLVERATEGFGSAGVGAEWLRRPNWALGGEPPLDYADTESGALEVNRVIGRIEHGIPL; translated from the coding sequence GTGACGGACCGTTCGGCCCCGACGCTCCAGAACTCGTTCCCAGAGTTGGGCTACGGGGTCGCCGGCGTCGTCCGCGCGCTGAGGGACGGACTGCCCACCTCGCGCGTGGACGCGCTCGCCTCGGCCTTGGGCGTCTCCACGGCGCGGGCCGCTGGGTCTCTCGGGGTGTCGGCCTCGACGCTCGCGAGGCGCCGACGGGCGGGGCGACTCACGCTGTCCGAGAGCGAGCGGGCCTACCGGATCGGTCGGCTCGTCGAGCGGGCCACGGAGGGGTTCGGGAGCGCGGGCGTCGGCGCGGAGTGGCTGAGGCGGCCGAACTGGGCGCTCGGCGGCGAGCCCCCCCTCGACTACGCCGACACCGAGTCCGGCGCGCTGGAGGTGAACCGCGTCATCGGCCGGATTGAGCACGGGATTCCGTTGTAG
- a CDS encoding site-specific integrase, with amino-acid sequence MSADLVSLGADHLPAALEADAESARRFAEAARSDATLRAYRSDWADFALWCAGRQLPAMPATPETVALYIASRAEAGPEGDDGRPTAPLKVATLERRMAAISQAHKLAGVESPALRSREPLHSVWAGVVRTLGTAREKVAPALAADVVAMAAVCDEAVRLAETFPDDAAPGAALRARRDKAMLLVGFAAALRRSELAAVRTEHLSFTPDGLRLLIPKSKSDQEGAGQVVGVAYGSRVETCPVRAVRSYLAAASRELADQGRPSPLSGPVFRSVDRWGRLGRKAITGRTVANVVKQHAEAAGLDPTLYAGHSLRAGFATTAARAGKSDRAIRKQTRHKSAAMLAEYVREGRLFDDNASEGIGL; translated from the coding sequence GTGTCCGCTGACCTCGTCTCCCTCGGCGCCGACCATCTGCCCGCCGCGCTCGAAGCGGACGCTGAGTCCGCCCGCCGGTTCGCCGAGGCCGCCCGCTCCGACGCCACGCTCCGGGCGTACCGCTCCGACTGGGCCGACTTCGCGCTGTGGTGCGCAGGCCGCCAGCTGCCCGCGATGCCGGCCACGCCCGAGACCGTCGCCTTATATATAGCGTCTCGCGCGGAGGCCGGACCCGAGGGCGACGACGGGCGGCCGACGGCACCGCTGAAGGTGGCCACGCTTGAGCGGCGGATGGCGGCGATCTCCCAGGCCCACAAACTCGCCGGCGTCGAGAGCCCGGCGCTCCGCTCGCGCGAGCCGCTCCACTCCGTCTGGGCCGGCGTGGTCCGCACGCTCGGGACCGCGCGCGAGAAGGTGGCCCCGGCGCTCGCGGCCGACGTCGTCGCCATGGCCGCCGTGTGCGACGAGGCGGTCCGGCTGGCGGAGACGTTCCCCGACGACGCGGCGCCCGGCGCGGCGCTCCGGGCGCGACGGGACAAGGCGATGCTGCTGGTGGGCTTCGCCGCGGCGCTCCGGCGGAGCGAGCTCGCGGCCGTGCGGACGGAGCACCTCTCGTTCACGCCCGATGGGCTCCGGCTCCTGATCCCAAAGTCGAAAAGCGACCAGGAGGGAGCGGGCCAGGTCGTCGGCGTGGCCTACGGTTCGCGGGTGGAGACGTGCCCCGTGCGTGCGGTCCGGTCCTACCTCGCCGCGGCCTCGCGCGAGCTCGCGGACCAGGGGCGGCCCTCCCCCCTCTCGGGGCCGGTCTTCCGGTCGGTCGACCGCTGGGGGCGGCTCGGTCGGAAGGCGATCACGGGACGAACCGTCGCGAACGTCGTCAAGCAGCACGCCGAGGCGGCCGGGCTCGACCCCACGCTCTACGCCGGGCACTCGCTGAGGGCGGGGTTCGCGACCACGGCCGCGCGGGCCGGGAAGTCTGACCGGGCGATCCGGAAGCAGACGCGGCACAAGAGCGCCGCCATGCTGGCTGAGTACGTCCGCGAAGGGAGGCTCTTCGACGACAACGCGAGCGAGGGGATCGGACTCTGA
- a CDS encoding ATP-binding protein yields MPAYTFSALSSVDFEDLVRDLLQEEWGVPLESFSAGRDDGVDLRYARSGAGTTVVQCKHYAGSTWSDLKKAVAQEVPKVRSLSLGRYVFVTSLPMNPGRKREVIEAFSPFIRTPADVIGPQEINGLLRDHAHVERRHPRLWLTSSAVLQRVLNGGLFERARILSDGLPDTLRTYVPHPSLGEARSLLDQLHYCVIAGIPGVGKTTLAEILAADLVGRGYELVVLNRTVSEALEVLDTSKYQALYFDDFLGMTALESLERNEDRDLLALFAEVRRSENTRLILTTREYILRQARAAHERLDRPGVDWAKCTVELEGYDTLHRARILYNHLLHSGLDRAYAEALLEERAYRKIVEHSNFSPRIVDWMTTPGIVEPDTPPAHFPERFVRALDRPDELWRHAYENHVSLASRHLLTVLASLPSGVLLDDLERAFWPLHTARSRQHRQPTAPEDFREALRELDGTFVATIHQVNGRYVARFHNPSIRDYVEARLAGRPHEARSLLATAVFFEQVHYLVLRRIASAEDARAALIRTFGVQPARLDFSVEPGRAHRRAPEGATGRAAFAVRTFRALPRADAEAVLKSLVSSAYEEIELCQSHEDAIVDLLDALQYHPYKGRISTPQSEAMAFETACDEVYDAETFGRLVDAMPDAGWWDPRLTEQLNEAVSDAFERVAKEEVDAAVSNYRDDPEMIESFREQVVQIAEKLDRTLPDDVVEAFDQAKADAEQENVERAAREAERATSSPEKKPAPSSDPQKQIDPVDSLFDTLRST; encoded by the coding sequence ATGCCTGCATATACCTTCTCCGCGCTCTCGAGCGTCGACTTCGAGGATCTGGTGCGCGATCTTCTCCAGGAGGAGTGGGGCGTACCGCTCGAGTCGTTCTCCGCGGGACGCGACGACGGGGTTGACCTACGGTACGCGCGGTCGGGGGCAGGAACCACTGTCGTCCAGTGCAAGCACTACGCGGGGTCGACGTGGAGCGATCTCAAGAAGGCCGTCGCCCAAGAAGTCCCAAAGGTCCGGTCTCTGAGCCTCGGTCGGTACGTGTTCGTCACGTCGTTGCCGATGAACCCCGGTAGGAAGCGCGAGGTCATTGAGGCGTTCTCCCCGTTCATACGAACGCCGGCGGACGTGATCGGCCCACAGGAAATCAACGGTCTGCTCCGGGACCACGCCCACGTCGAGAGGCGCCACCCACGTCTCTGGCTCACCTCATCGGCGGTGCTCCAGCGAGTGCTCAACGGAGGACTCTTCGAGCGAGCGAGGATTCTGTCCGACGGACTCCCCGACACGCTCCGGACCTACGTCCCGCACCCGAGCCTCGGCGAAGCTCGAAGCCTTCTCGACCAGCTCCACTACTGCGTGATCGCTGGCATCCCAGGGGTCGGGAAGACGACCCTCGCCGAGATCCTCGCCGCCGATCTCGTCGGACGGGGATACGAGCTCGTCGTCCTGAACCGGACGGTGTCCGAAGCCCTGGAGGTGCTCGACACGTCGAAGTACCAAGCCCTCTACTTCGACGACTTCCTCGGCATGACGGCGCTGGAGTCGTTGGAGCGGAACGAGGACCGCGACCTGCTCGCGCTGTTCGCAGAGGTCCGGCGCTCTGAGAACACCCGCCTCATCCTCACGACGCGAGAGTACATCCTCCGCCAGGCCCGCGCGGCTCACGAACGGCTCGACCGACCGGGCGTGGACTGGGCCAAGTGCACGGTGGAGTTGGAGGGATACGACACACTCCACCGTGCCCGGATCTTGTACAACCACCTCCTCCACTCTGGGTTGGACCGGGCCTACGCTGAGGCCCTCCTCGAGGAGCGGGCGTACCGGAAGATCGTGGAGCATTCTAACTTCAGCCCGCGCATCGTCGACTGGATGACGACGCCTGGGATCGTCGAGCCGGACACGCCCCCGGCGCATTTTCCAGAGAGGTTCGTCCGCGCCCTCGACCGCCCCGATGAACTCTGGAGGCACGCCTACGAGAACCATGTGTCGCTCGCCTCGCGGCACTTGCTCACCGTGCTCGCCTCCCTGCCGAGCGGGGTCCTCCTCGACGATCTGGAGCGCGCCTTCTGGCCTCTCCATACCGCCCGCTCTCGGCAACACCGCCAGCCGACCGCCCCGGAGGACTTCCGAGAGGCTCTGAGAGAATTGGACGGCACGTTCGTCGCGACGATCCATCAAGTGAACGGGCGCTACGTCGCCCGTTTTCATAACCCGTCCATCCGGGACTACGTCGAGGCTCGGTTGGCAGGACGGCCCCACGAAGCCCGATCGTTGCTGGCGACCGCGGTGTTCTTCGAGCAGGTGCACTACTTGGTCCTGAGGCGCATCGCCAGCGCGGAGGACGCACGTGCTGCCCTCATACGGACGTTCGGCGTCCAGCCGGCGAGACTTGACTTCTCCGTAGAACCGGGCCGGGCGCACCGCCGAGCACCAGAAGGCGCAACGGGTCGAGCGGCGTTCGCGGTCCGCACCTTCCGCGCCCTTCCGCGCGCGGATGCCGAGGCGGTTCTTAAGTCCCTCGTGAGTTCGGCTTACGAAGAGATCGAACTGTGTCAGTCACATGAGGACGCGATCGTCGACCTGCTCGACGCCCTCCAGTACCATCCGTACAAGGGCCGGATCTCCACTCCACAGAGCGAAGCCATGGCTTTCGAGACCGCGTGCGACGAGGTGTACGACGCCGAGACGTTCGGGCGCCTCGTCGACGCGATGCCCGATGCGGGGTGGTGGGACCCTAGGCTGACAGAGCAGCTCAATGAAGCGGTCAGCGACGCATTCGAGCGAGTAGCGAAAGAGGAGGTTGACGCCGCTGTCAGCAACTACCGCGACGACCCCGAGATGATCGAGTCGTTCCGAGAGCAGGTCGTCCAGATCGCAGAGAAACTCGACCGGACGCTGCCAGACGATGTTGTAGAAGCGTTCGATCAGGCCAAGGCGGACGCAGAACAGGAGAACGTCGAGCGCGCCGCTCGCGAGGCCGAACGGGCTACCTCGTCTCCAGAGAAGAAACCGGCGCCATCGTCCGATCCACAAAAGCAGATCGATCCTGTTGACTCCCTCTTCGATACGCTCCGCTCTACGTAG
- a CDS encoding GSU2403 family nucleotidyltransferase fold protein, with translation MSTPYATDYTPEQLERTRQTLLQVLVALGDFHDDVVLVGGLVPSLLVDQAEAAARDDAHVGSVDVDLGIRLAVVDEDRYDELAERLRDRGFEPDTNEKGNPTKQRWRYARVEESVVVDFLIDETETDGQDWGRTLHLTEDLAALRALGLRLAFDDAEARVVSGTTLDGDAAERPVRVCGPAAFVVLKAIAFRNRGSEKDAYDLVYVVRNWPGGPDAVAARWVALGDHPALAAALAVLQADFLSEQGLGPRGASRFRAGAVDDAYVADAVGDLVLFVEAVVGD, from the coding sequence GTGAGCACTCCCTACGCCACCGACTACACCCCGGAGCAGCTGGAACGGACCCGGCAGACGCTCCTCCAGGTTCTCGTCGCCCTCGGCGACTTCCACGACGACGTAGTCCTCGTGGGTGGCTTGGTCCCGTCTCTCCTCGTCGACCAGGCCGAGGCCGCCGCCCGCGACGACGCCCACGTCGGGTCCGTCGACGTCGACCTCGGCATCCGCCTCGCCGTCGTTGACGAGGACCGTTACGACGAGCTCGCCGAGCGTCTCCGCGACCGGGGCTTCGAACCAGACACGAACGAAAAGGGCAACCCCACCAAGCAGCGTTGGCGCTATGCCCGCGTCGAGGAGTCCGTCGTTGTCGACTTCCTCATCGACGAGACGGAGACCGATGGGCAGGACTGGGGCCGCACGCTCCACCTCACCGAGGACCTCGCCGCCCTCCGCGCGCTCGGCCTCCGCCTCGCCTTTGACGACGCCGAGGCCCGCGTGGTCTCCGGCACCACGCTCGATGGGGACGCGGCCGAACGCCCCGTCCGGGTTTGCGGCCCCGCCGCTTTCGTCGTCCTCAAGGCCATCGCGTTTCGGAACCGGGGGAGCGAGAAGGACGCCTACGACCTCGTCTACGTCGTCCGGAACTGGCCGGGCGGGCCCGACGCCGTCGCCGCGAGATGGGTGGCCCTCGGCGACCACCCCGCGCTGGCGGCCGCGCTCGCCGTGCTCCAGGCCGACTTCCTCTCAGAGCAGGGCCTCGGCCCGCGCGGCGCATCACGATTCCGTGCAGGAGCGGTAGACGACGCCTACGTGGCCGACGCTGTTGGCGACCTCGTGCTGTTCGTCGAGGCAGTGGTCGGGGACTGA
- a CDS encoding MarR family winged helix-turn-helix transcriptional regulator, which yields MSSQPFSEADAPRALAQLFERWTGASSHADVEEGRGGLDAVVHVGPHVFLVEVKGDPSPTSIEAALAHLRRQSMDGAAPLVVVPHMSPSGAERCESEGVAWADLSGNAHVTSHTPGGDLYVHVSGRPNAFETRGRPRNAFAPKSARLARTLLASPGAAWTQKELAEATDLDAGHVSRLVRRLLNADLVYRDNDGLITAHDPARLLDAWADGNAFRHEVITGHLPGRSGEERARRLADVFDRDGISYALTGLAAAWAYTQAAGFRLVTCYVTRDEHPTPVAVASEAGFRTDTRAPNVRLLVPDDRGVFDGVRPVKGLRCVAPAQTYVDLEHDSERGPELQDALRPLALDPPPPAS from the coding sequence GTGTCCTCCCAGCCGTTCTCCGAAGCCGACGCCCCCCGCGCACTCGCCCAGCTCTTCGAGCGCTGGACGGGAGCCTCGTCACATGCCGACGTAGAGGAGGGGAGGGGTGGCCTGGACGCCGTTGTGCATGTCGGCCCCCACGTGTTCCTCGTCGAAGTGAAGGGGGACCCGAGTCCCACGTCCATCGAGGCGGCGCTGGCCCACCTCCGTAGGCAGTCCATGGACGGCGCCGCCCCGCTCGTCGTCGTCCCCCACATGAGCCCTTCTGGTGCGGAGCGCTGCGAGTCCGAGGGCGTCGCGTGGGCCGACCTCTCGGGGAACGCCCACGTCACCTCGCATACGCCAGGCGGAGACCTCTACGTCCACGTATCAGGCCGACCCAATGCGTTCGAGACGCGCGGACGGCCGCGCAACGCGTTCGCTCCGAAGTCGGCCCGGCTTGCTCGCACTCTCCTTGCGTCGCCGGGTGCCGCCTGGACTCAGAAGGAGCTCGCCGAGGCCACGGATCTCGACGCGGGCCACGTGAGCCGACTCGTCCGACGGCTCCTCAACGCCGACCTCGTCTACCGCGACAACGACGGACTAATCACAGCCCACGACCCCGCCCGCCTCCTCGACGCCTGGGCCGACGGCAACGCCTTCCGCCACGAGGTCATCACGGGACACCTCCCGGGGCGCTCCGGTGAGGAGCGCGCCCGCCGCCTGGCCGACGTCTTCGACCGGGACGGAATCTCCTACGCGCTGACGGGGCTCGCCGCCGCCTGGGCCTACACCCAGGCCGCCGGATTCCGGCTCGTGACGTGCTACGTCACGCGCGACGAGCACCCCACCCCGGTCGCCGTCGCGTCCGAGGCCGGGTTCCGCACGGACACCCGCGCGCCCAACGTCCGCCTCCTCGTCCCTGACGACCGCGGCGTCTTCGACGGCGTCCGCCCCGTCAAGGGCCTCCGCTGCGTGGCCCCGGCTCAGACGTACGTCGACCTCGAGCACGATTCCGAGCGCGGCCCGGAACTCCAGGACGCGCTCCGGCCCCTCGCCCTTGACCCGCCGCCGCCTGCCTCGTGA
- a CDS encoding DUF6527 family protein → MRVWNLFGRAFQWIVGRFRPQPTEPPRYRLDHAFEVPEAVDPLKIVAVGEGGHLWYAVLSCPCGCGETIQLSLLPDDRPRWRLTSHGGVPTLSPSVWRHRGCRSHFILRDGRVTWC, encoded by the coding sequence ATGAGAGTCTGGAATCTTTTCGGCCGTGCGTTCCAGTGGATCGTCGGCCGGTTTCGGCCCCAGCCAACGGAGCCGCCGCGCTACCGGCTCGACCACGCCTTCGAAGTCCCCGAGGCGGTCGATCCACTCAAGATCGTCGCCGTCGGCGAGGGCGGCCACCTCTGGTACGCCGTCCTCTCGTGCCCGTGCGGGTGCGGCGAGACGATCCAGCTCAGCCTGCTTCCCGACGACCGCCCGCGCTGGCGGCTTACGTCTCATGGCGGCGTCCCGACGCTCTCGCCGTCCGTCTGGCGGCACCGCGGCTGCCGGAGCCACTTCATCCTCCGCGACGGGCGGGTGACATGGTGCTGA
- a CDS encoding ThiF family adenylyltransferase — MSTSSVSLRFSGRQHSALYDHLFPGDGNEAVALVLCGRRIGDADEGPWGSRHVLTARDIIPVPYDLCHERTPVLVSWPVEPFLDVFDRAERRGLAVLKVHSHPGGYRAFSETDDASDADLFPSVMGRTDDPGPHASAVMLPGGEVFARAAYDDGEGGARFVPVESVLVAGDDLWVFHRDAVCDGALGRVAGFAERTAQAFGVGTTAALSRLSVAVVGASGTGSPVVEMLARLGVGEIILVDPDLVEERNLNRILNATRADIGRPKVEVLADAVRRMDLGTRVVPIQSSLFDADVVRRVALADVLFGCVDSVDGRDLMNRIATHYALPYLDVGVRLDADGQGGVDGVHGTVHYLQPGGSSLLSRGAYSATALQAAHLRRADPELYESQLEEKYVIGVQEGSPAVVSVNTFYASLAVNELLARLHPFRDDDNRKFARNGISLSQSRFLSDADGEPDVALAKLVGRGDTSPLLGMPEFSATATRRAA, encoded by the coding sequence ATGAGTACCTCCTCTGTGTCCCTCCGTTTCTCAGGCCGTCAGCACTCGGCCCTCTACGACCACCTGTTCCCCGGCGACGGGAACGAGGCCGTCGCGCTCGTCCTCTGCGGGCGCCGCATCGGCGACGCCGACGAGGGACCCTGGGGCTCGCGCCACGTCCTCACCGCCCGCGACATCATCCCCGTCCCCTACGACCTGTGCCACGAGCGGACGCCGGTCCTCGTCTCGTGGCCCGTCGAGCCGTTCCTCGACGTGTTCGATCGGGCCGAGCGGCGCGGGCTCGCTGTCCTCAAGGTTCACTCGCACCCCGGCGGCTACCGCGCCTTCAGCGAGACCGACGACGCCTCGGACGCCGACCTCTTCCCGTCCGTCATGGGGCGGACCGACGACCCCGGCCCGCACGCGAGCGCTGTCATGCTTCCGGGCGGAGAGGTCTTCGCCCGTGCGGCCTACGACGACGGCGAGGGCGGCGCGCGGTTCGTCCCCGTCGAAAGCGTCCTCGTCGCCGGCGACGACCTCTGGGTTTTCCACCGCGACGCCGTGTGCGACGGGGCGCTCGGCCGCGTGGCAGGCTTCGCCGAGCGGACGGCGCAGGCGTTCGGGGTGGGGACGACGGCCGCGCTCTCGCGCCTCTCGGTCGCCGTCGTCGGCGCCTCCGGCACCGGGAGCCCCGTCGTCGAAATGCTCGCCCGCCTCGGTGTCGGCGAGATCATCCTCGTCGACCCCGACCTCGTCGAGGAGCGGAACCTCAACCGGATCCTAAACGCCACCCGTGCCGACATCGGTCGACCGAAGGTCGAGGTGCTCGCGGACGCCGTTCGACGCATGGACCTCGGCACGCGCGTTGTCCCGATCCAGAGCTCGCTCTTCGACGCCGACGTGGTCCGCCGCGTCGCGCTCGCCGACGTCCTCTTCGGCTGTGTGGACTCGGTCGACGGTCGGGACCTTATGAACCGGATCGCGACGCACTACGCGCTCCCGTATCTTGATGTCGGCGTACGCCTTGACGCCGACGGCCAGGGCGGCGTCGACGGCGTCCACGGGACGGTCCACTACCTCCAACCTGGCGGGTCGAGCCTCCTCAGCCGAGGGGCCTACTCGGCCACCGCGCTCCAGGCCGCCCACCTCCGCCGCGCCGACCCCGAGCTGTACGAGTCCCAGCTCGAGGAGAAGTACGTGATCGGCGTACAGGAGGGGAGCCCGGCCGTCGTCAGCGTGAACACGTTCTACGCCTCGCTCGCGGTTAACGAGCTGCTCGCTCGGCTCCACCCGTTCCGCGACGACGACAACCGAAAGTTTGCCCGGAACGGCATCAGCCTCTCGCAGTCGCGGTTCCTTTCTGACGCAGACGGCGAGCCGGATGTCGCACTGGCGAAGCTCGTCGGGCGCGGCGACACCTCTCCGCTCCTGGGGATGCCGGAGTTCTCGGCAACCGCTACCCGGCGCGCAGCATGA
- a CDS encoding multiubiquitin domain-containing protein: MNATFRVLHTSDDTQFYWELLNADGDTLCTSGEPYADFGDCLAGLYVFRGRAAESPLNDRTLDGAPDRLAETEFELVPDEDGGFDWAFQQTTGEPLAAGRAHPDKARVLADLEAAKAAAPTAEVVVEADEPVDIEACAEHGHETPRAKRYRIRVDRQRHVVDRPAMTGREILALAGKNPVTRFRLDQKLRGGQAKKVGYDESVSFCAPGVERFMTVPLDQHEGAVAAPTLRREVTLPEHDVEHLDARGLPWETVVDGRRQFLLVHDFPLPDGYQARTATVALMIPPGYPTVQIDMVYFDPPVVRADRQPIGALATLVIGGTPFQRWSRHRTAQNPWRPGLDDVSTHLALVEEWLAQEFVKRPRRA; the protein is encoded by the coding sequence ATGAACGCCACGTTCCGCGTCCTCCACACCTCCGACGACACCCAATTCTACTGGGAGCTCCTGAACGCCGACGGCGACACGCTCTGCACCTCCGGCGAGCCCTACGCCGACTTCGGCGACTGCCTCGCAGGGCTCTACGTCTTCCGCGGCCGCGCGGCCGAGAGCCCGCTCAACGACCGCACGCTCGACGGCGCGCCCGACCGCCTCGCCGAGACCGAGTTCGAGCTCGTCCCCGATGAGGACGGCGGGTTCGACTGGGCGTTCCAGCAGACGACCGGCGAGCCGCTCGCGGCGGGCCGCGCCCACCCGGACAAGGCCCGCGTCCTCGCCGACCTCGAGGCGGCTAAGGCCGCCGCGCCGACGGCCGAGGTCGTCGTCGAGGCCGACGAGCCCGTCGACATCGAGGCGTGCGCCGAGCACGGCCACGAGACGCCCCGCGCCAAGCGCTACCGCATCCGCGTCGACCGCCAGCGCCACGTCGTCGACCGCCCGGCCATGACGGGCCGCGAGATCCTCGCGCTCGCGGGCAAGAACCCCGTCACCCGGTTCCGGCTCGACCAGAAGCTCCGCGGCGGTCAGGCCAAGAAGGTTGGCTACGACGAGTCCGTCTCGTTCTGCGCGCCCGGCGTCGAGCGGTTCATGACGGTCCCCCTCGACCAGCACGAGGGGGCCGTCGCCGCCCCCACGCTCCGGCGCGAGGTCACGCTCCCCGAGCACGACGTCGAGCACCTAGACGCCCGCGGGCTCCCCTGGGAGACCGTTGTCGACGGCCGCCGCCAGTTCCTCCTCGTCCACGACTTCCCGCTTCCGGACGGCTATCAGGCCCGCACGGCGACCGTCGCGCTCATGATCCCGCCGGGATACCCGACGGTCCAGATCGACATGGTCTACTTCGACCCGCCAGTCGTCCGCGCCGACCGCCAGCCCATCGGCGCGCTCGCGACGCTCGTCATCGGCGGGACCCCGTTCCAGCGCTGGAGCCGCCACCGGACGGCCCAGAACCCGTGGCGGCCCGGCCTCGACGACGTCTCGACCCACCTCGCGCTCGTCGAGGAGTGGCTCGCGCAGGAGTTCGTCAAGCGCCCCCGCCGCGCCTAA